One window of Paludibacter propionicigenes WB4 genomic DNA carries:
- the cls gene encoding cardiolipin synthase translates to MTHLLTVIIIVLYLYTIIGTITVLLLENRDPAKSLSWMFILLFLPVIGMFFYLLLGQDYRKSKIISQKSIRRVTDRPVASFDITKLDRTLLDENHLNIIKLLYRNSEAAGYAFNKIDVFADGESTFASIFEAIRNAKDHVHIEFFIFDDDRISNQMRELLIQKANEGVRVRMIYDYWGSFKLTKEYLKSLRKAGVYVRPFLPFRWQISRINKINYRNHRKLIVVDGEIGFTGGLNIADRYIYGNKLGNWRDTFIRLEGSAVHGLQLLFMVDWYFVDQKLVEGSQYFPQPKEFDANLVQIVNSGPDSDWSAILQGIASAFSSATKYIYIHSPYFMPTDIIASCMQIAALTGIDVRLMIPVKSDSGFSDASTSSYLGKALEAGVKVYRYKNGFLHSKAMVIDDFISIVGSTNMDERSFAQNFEANAFIYDPVTAIKLRDLFLKDIENCEELTLDAWTNRRRRQKLKESFARLFSPLM, encoded by the coding sequence ATGACTCACCTATTGACCGTAATTATTATAGTGCTGTATCTGTACACTATAATTGGTACTATTACAGTATTGCTACTGGAAAATCGTGACCCAGCCAAGTCCTTATCCTGGATGTTTATATTATTGTTTTTGCCGGTTATAGGTATGTTCTTTTATTTGTTACTGGGGCAGGATTATCGAAAATCAAAAATTATCTCGCAAAAAAGTATTCGGCGGGTTACCGATAGACCTGTTGCTTCTTTCGATATCACTAAGCTTGACAGAACTTTGCTGGATGAAAATCATCTGAACATAATAAAACTGCTGTATAGAAACAGTGAAGCAGCCGGTTATGCTTTTAATAAAATCGATGTGTTTGCGGATGGTGAAAGTACTTTTGCTTCTATTTTTGAAGCTATTCGAAATGCAAAAGATCATGTTCACATAGAGTTCTTTATCTTTGATGATGACAGAATTTCGAATCAGATGCGCGAACTGCTTATTCAGAAAGCAAATGAAGGAGTTCGTGTGAGGATGATATATGACTATTGGGGAAGCTTCAAACTAACAAAAGAATACCTGAAATCATTGCGTAAGGCGGGAGTTTATGTACGCCCGTTTTTGCCTTTCCGTTGGCAGATTTCGCGTATAAATAAGATCAATTATCGGAATCACAGAAAACTTATCGTTGTGGATGGTGAAATTGGTTTTACAGGAGGCCTGAACATCGCCGACAGGTATATTTACGGAAATAAGTTGGGCAACTGGCGCGATACGTTTATACGATTGGAGGGATCGGCAGTGCACGGACTACAGTTGTTATTTATGGTCGACTGGTATTTTGTAGATCAGAAATTGGTGGAAGGTTCTCAGTATTTTCCTCAACCAAAAGAGTTTGATGCAAACCTCGTTCAAATAGTAAACAGTGGTCCGGATTCCGATTGGTCGGCTATCCTCCAGGGAATTGCTTCGGCTTTTTCGTCGGCTACCAAGTACATTTACATTCACTCACCTTATTTTATGCCTACAGATATTATAGCCAGTTGTATGCAAATCGCCGCTCTGACAGGGATTGATGTTCGCCTGATGATTCCGGTTAAATCTGATTCCGGATTCTCGGATGCCAGTACGAGCAGCTATCTTGGAAAGGCTCTCGAAGCCGGTGTTAAAGTGTATCGTTATAAAAATGGATTTTTGCACAGCAAAGCCATGGTGATTGATGATTTTATTTCCATTGTGGGTTCGACCAATATGGATGAGCGGAGTTTTGCTCAGAATTTTGAAGCGAATGCATTTATTTATGATCCGGTTACTGCCATTAAACTGAGAGATCTGTTTCTGAAAGATATAGAAAACTGTGAAGAGCTCACACTCGATGCGTGGACAAATCGACGGAGACGCCAAAAACTGAAAGAATCATTTGCACGGCTTTTTAGTCCGTTGATGTAA
- the ribD gene encoding bifunctional diaminohydroxyphosphoribosylaminopyrimidine deaminase/5-amino-6-(5-phosphoribosylamino)uracil reductase RibD, with the protein MEDLNIHTTLSGTLSLEVRELYMHRCLQLAELGVGYVAPNPMVGAVLVCNDKIIGEGYHHRYGEAHAEPNAINSVKEVELLGQSTLYVSLEPCSHYGKTPPCADLIVSSGIPRVVIGTLDPNPKVAGKGVAKLRNAGVEVIVGVLEEECRELNKRFFIFQEQRRPYVLLKWAQTRDGFMDRVRTDVSEPPLQISNNITRQLTHKMRAENQSILVGANTVLLDNPSLTVRNWSGRSPVRIAIDRQRRIPDNFNLLDGSLQTIVFTEKDVENRPRIEFVKINFDSNSVETILTELYKRNIHSVLVEGGPTILNSFIDAGCWDEANIEIAPVRINEGVAAPFLQLQPVTYQNIEGHDWLFYKK; encoded by the coding sequence ATGGAAGACTTAAATATACATACTACATTATCCGGTACTCTCTCTTTGGAGGTTCGGGAGCTCTATATGCATCGCTGTCTGCAACTGGCTGAGCTGGGCGTGGGATACGTGGCACCTAATCCTATGGTGGGGGCTGTGTTGGTGTGCAACGATAAAATTATCGGAGAAGGATATCACCATCGCTACGGCGAAGCACATGCCGAACCGAATGCCATCAACTCGGTGAAAGAGGTTGAATTGCTCGGTCAATCGACCTTGTACGTAAGCCTGGAACCCTGTTCGCACTACGGCAAAACTCCGCCTTGCGCCGATTTAATTGTGTCGAGTGGTATACCGCGTGTGGTTATTGGTACGCTGGATCCCAACCCCAAAGTGGCGGGCAAAGGAGTAGCGAAGTTGCGCAATGCAGGAGTAGAAGTAATTGTAGGCGTGCTTGAAGAAGAATGTCGGGAGCTGAATAAACGCTTTTTTATTTTTCAGGAGCAGAGGCGTCCGTATGTCTTGCTTAAATGGGCGCAAACCCGCGATGGATTTATGGACAGAGTGCGCACTGATGTGTCGGAACCACCGTTGCAGATTTCGAACAATATTACCCGACAGCTGACGCATAAAATGCGAGCCGAGAATCAATCTATTCTGGTGGGAGCCAACACGGTGTTGTTGGATAATCCGTCGCTAACCGTACGAAACTGGTCTGGGAGATCGCCTGTGCGTATTGCTATTGACCGGCAACGACGCATACCCGATAACTTTAACCTGCTGGATGGAAGTTTACAAACAATAGTATTCACAGAGAAAGATGTAGAGAACAGACCCCGGATTGAATTTGTGAAGATAAATTTTGATTCGAACTCTGTAGAAACAATACTGACTGAGTTGTACAAAAGAAACATTCATTCGGTTTTGGTGGAGGGCGGGCCTACCATTCTGAATAGTTTTATTGATGCCGGCTGCTGGGACGAAGCGAATATCGAAATAGCTCCCGTACGTATAAACGAAGGTGTGGCTGCTCCGTTTTTACAACTTCAACCAGTAACATATCAAAATATAGAAGGGCACGATTGGCTGTTTTATAAGAAATAA
- the prmC gene encoding peptide chain release factor N(5)-glutamine methyltransferase has product MQTAINHILSELKGLYPDTEIKSFSYLIIEKLTGFSRTEIIVNKNTLFSDEQHHVIETFIEKLKKNVPIQYILGETEFFGLTFNVNESVLIPRPETEELVEWIRSENNRSADLNILDIGTGSGCIAISLKHEFPNASVHAFDISEQALNTARSNVERNKLDVTFSRTNILNAPKTEQRWDIIVSNPPYVTEQEKSSILPNVLEHEPHLALFVPDNDPLLFYRSIALFAKHHLKPQGKLYFEINRSFGVETVELLTDLGFCNVELRKDISGNDRMVRAVTPNP; this is encoded by the coding sequence ATGCAAACAGCCATCAATCACATTCTGTCTGAGCTCAAAGGGCTTTATCCCGATACTGAAATTAAAAGTTTCAGTTATTTGATAATCGAAAAACTCACAGGCTTTTCACGCACAGAAATAATCGTTAACAAAAATACACTTTTTTCTGATGAACAACATCATGTGATTGAAACTTTTATCGAAAAATTAAAAAAAAATGTTCCCATCCAATATATTTTGGGCGAAACGGAGTTTTTCGGACTGACATTTAACGTAAACGAGTCGGTACTTATTCCCCGCCCCGAAACTGAAGAACTGGTGGAATGGATTCGGTCCGAAAATAATCGCAGCGCTGATTTGAATATCCTCGACATTGGTACCGGAAGCGGTTGCATTGCCATCAGCCTGAAACACGAATTTCCGAACGCTTCGGTTCATGCTTTCGATATCTCTGAGCAGGCGCTAAATACTGCCCGTAGCAATGTAGAACGCAATAAATTGGATGTCACTTTCAGCCGGACAAATATATTGAATGCTCCAAAGACGGAACAACGTTGGGATATTATTGTCAGCAATCCGCCCTACGTCACCGAGCAGGAAAAGAGCTCAATATTGCCAAATGTACTGGAACACGAGCCTCATCTGGCACTGTTTGTTCCTGATAACGATCCGCTGCTTTTCTACCGCAGTATAGCCCTTTTTGCCAAACACCATTTAAAACCACAGGGGAAACTTTATTTTGAAATAAACCGCTCATTCGGTGTGGAAACCGTGGAATTACTGACCGACTTGGGATTTTGCAACGTAGAATTGCGAAAAGATATTTCGGGAAACGATAGAATGGTCAGAGCGGTAACCCCTAACCCCTAA
- a CDS encoding DMT family transporter: MMNIKNNISDETNSVPLQGLGVSPPSKNAGSIIHYLLLLFGVFCIAWSAILVKLADISGFGSAFYRMFFGTIGIIPVWFYFKKPITDRKGVKIAIICGILFACDIALWNTSIMLSKATISTLLANLAPVWVGIGALLFMKEKPTRIFWVGTAISLVGVTIIIGLNQILEANLNVGSILAIIASMFYGAYLLTVRKGRINLDTFSFTAISTVASTLVLGLICLFTSTPLWGFSTKTWLTLGTLGIVPQLLGWLAINQALGHIRPTVASVSLLSQTVFTAIFSVFILGEVLTVHEIGGALVVLAGIYLVNRRK; encoded by the coding sequence ATGATGAATATTAAAAACAATATATCAGACGAAACTAACTCAGTTCCCCTTCAGGGGTTAGGGGTTAGTCCTCCTTCAAAGAATGCAGGGAGCATTATTCATTACCTGTTGTTATTGTTTGGCGTATTCTGTATCGCGTGGTCGGCTATTTTGGTAAAGCTGGCAGACATAAGCGGATTTGGTTCGGCATTCTACCGTATGTTTTTCGGCACTATAGGCATTATCCCCGTGTGGTTCTACTTCAAAAAGCCCATTACCGACCGCAAAGGAGTGAAAATTGCCATCATCTGCGGGATACTTTTTGCCTGCGACATTGCACTCTGGAATACTTCCATTATGCTTTCCAAAGCTACGATTTCTACCCTGTTGGCCAATTTGGCACCGGTGTGGGTGGGCATAGGCGCACTGCTTTTTATGAAAGAAAAACCTACACGTATCTTTTGGGTGGGCACTGCCATATCTCTTGTGGGTGTAACAATCATTATAGGCCTGAATCAGATACTGGAAGCCAATCTGAATGTTGGCAGCATACTGGCTATCATAGCCAGCATGTTTTACGGAGCCTATTTACTCACCGTCCGCAAAGGCAGAATCAACCTGGATACATTCTCCTTTACCGCCATTTCTACGGTAGCCAGCACGCTGGTTTTGGGTCTTATTTGCCTCTTCACTTCCACTCCACTCTGGGGCTTTAGCACCAAAACCTGGCTAACGTTGGGCACACTCGGAATCGTACCGCAACTGCTGGGCTGGCTAGCCATCAATCAGGCATTGGGACATATCCGCCCCACGGTGGCATCGGTTAGCTTACTGAGCCAGACGGTATTTACCGCTATTTTCTCCGTTTTTATTCTTGGGGAGGTGCTCACCGTTCACGAAATTGGCGGAGCGCTGGTGGTACTCGCCGGAATTTATTTGGTGAATAGGAGAAAATAA
- a CDS encoding energy transducer TonB, with protein sequence MKRILFLVLIGLLASSCFIQAQEKEINVNPIDSSNYVLDPGGIGGDSLIIDFIEQMPQFPGGEKELFKFINKNLKYPITGPDVFGKVMCRFIVNSDGSVSNPEVIRSLDPACDKEAVRVIKLLPKFIPGKQNGVNVSVWYILPITFKLNPDVQKN encoded by the coding sequence ATGAAAAGAATACTGTTTTTAGTGTTGATTGGTTTATTGGCAAGTTCATGCTTTATTCAGGCGCAAGAAAAAGAAATAAATGTCAATCCGATTGATAGCAGCAATTACGTTTTAGATCCGGGGGGTATTGGTGGCGACTCGCTAATTATTGATTTTATAGAACAAATGCCACAATTTCCAGGAGGAGAAAAAGAGTTATTCAAATTCATTAATAAAAACCTTAAATATCCAATTACAGGCCCAGATGTATTCGGGAAAGTAATGTGTAGGTTTATTGTCAACAGTGATGGCTCAGTTTCAAATCCAGAAGTAATTCGCAGTCTTGACCCTGCCTGTGACAAAGAAGCTGTAAGAGTTATAAAACTACTCCCAAAATTTATCCCAGGAAAACAAAATGGTGTAAATGTTAGCGTTTGGTATATATTGCCCATTACCTTTAAACTAAATCCAGATGTCCAGAAAAATTGA
- a CDS encoding regulatory protein RecX: MKKEYTLEELLHKAASYCSISEHCISEVEDKLNAWCIECDDKVKIINRLIDEDFINEKRYCAYFVKDKFRFNKWGKVKISYALKQKGLSDELINSALQTIDEGEYDEMLAALLKTKLTGLKYEFEYEKQGKLFRFAQSRGFESNVINRVMRNIPQISK; this comes from the coding sequence ATGAAAAAAGAATATACGCTGGAGGAGTTGCTACACAAAGCAGCGTCCTATTGTTCCATCTCCGAGCATTGCATATCGGAAGTAGAGGATAAACTAAACGCCTGGTGCATTGAGTGCGACGACAAAGTCAAAATCATCAATCGACTGATCGATGAGGATTTTATCAACGAAAAACGTTATTGTGCGTACTTCGTGAAAGATAAGTTCCGTTTCAACAAATGGGGAAAAGTCAAAATATCGTATGCGCTAAAACAAAAAGGACTAAGCGACGAGCTGATAAACAGTGCCCTGCAAACCATTGACGAGGGCGAATACGATGAAATGCTGGCAGCCTTGCTCAAAACCAAACTTACAGGACTGAAATACGAATTCGAATACGAAAAGCAGGGTAAACTCTTTCGCTTTGCCCAAAGTCGCGGTTTCGAGAGCAATGTAATTAATCGCGTCATGCGAAACATACCCCAAATCTCCAAATAA
- the trhA gene encoding PAQR family membrane homeostasis protein TrhA has protein sequence MKRTNQHSSGSGSHNLSRYSVKEERANTYTHAAGIIFSVIAGFFLMQKATASGNTWAIVSDIVFVISMITMYSSSTFYHAEKSEQNKIRRRKFDHAAIYVQIAGSYTPFTLVVLRENGAWGWSLFGVIWTAAVLGVILSFINLKKGSKLETICYVAMGWVVVVAFKPLIDSLTATDSMNVFWWLVGGGIFYTVGAVLYQFKNIPYMHAIWHLFVLGGSICHFIGIYNIKI, from the coding sequence ATGAAAAGAACTAATCAGCATTCTTCAGGAAGTGGGAGTCACAACCTGTCAAGATATTCAGTCAAAGAAGAAAGAGCCAACACATACACGCACGCTGCAGGAATTATTTTTTCTGTCATTGCAGGCTTCTTTTTAATGCAGAAAGCCACAGCATCGGGCAATACATGGGCTATTGTGAGCGACATTGTGTTTGTCATTTCGATGATAACCATGTATTCGTCCTCCACTTTTTATCATGCCGAAAAAAGCGAACAGAATAAAATTCGTCGCCGTAAATTCGACCACGCAGCCATTTATGTTCAGATAGCCGGGAGTTACACACCGTTCACGTTAGTGGTTCTGAGAGAAAACGGTGCCTGGGGCTGGTCGTTGTTTGGTGTTATCTGGACAGCCGCAGTATTGGGTGTTATTCTGAGTTTTATAAACTTAAAAAAAGGCAGCAAGCTCGAAACCATTTGCTACGTAGCTATGGGCTGGGTGGTGGTCGTTGCGTTCAAACCATTAATCGACTCACTTACTGCAACAGATTCAATGAATGTTTTTTGGTGGTTAGTTGGCGGAGGGATATTCTATACCGTAGGTGCTGTGCTCTATCAGTTTAAAAATATACCGTATATGCACGCCATTTGGCATCTGTTTGTACTCGGCGGAAGCATTTGTCACTTTATCGGGATATACAACATTAAGATATAG
- the mnmA gene encoding tRNA 2-thiouridine(34) synthase MnmA: MKQRILLGMSGGTDSSVAAILLLEQGYEVIGITFRFWEEGENFHLQDAVKLAGQLGIQHVTYDAREVFRANVVQYFMDEYLSGRTPFPCVKCNNELKWKLILEEADRLGCDKVAMGHYVNIIQEDNHYFVTEGKDPEKDQSFFLWGLTQAQLSRIVFPLGQFHKTDVRAMAAVRGYKKVSEKKDSLGACFCSGDYRPFLKKQLAEPDKYIYPGNFMDEEGNVLGTHDGFPLYTVGQRRGLIHLNRKVFVKEIRPETNDVVLAPLRSMYKTEFLIRDVNVVDKSLFSSEFDVLCRIRYRKQNTLSRVVFLENRTARVELSEPLESIAPGQTAVFYRDGRILGGGFIS; encoded by the coding sequence ATGAAACAACGAATATTACTAGGTATGAGTGGCGGCACCGACAGTTCGGTTGCTGCCATTCTTTTATTGGAGCAAGGCTACGAAGTCATTGGTATAACATTTCGCTTCTGGGAAGAAGGAGAAAATTTTCATTTGCAGGATGCAGTGAAACTGGCAGGTCAGCTTGGAATACAGCACGTGACATACGATGCGCGCGAGGTTTTTCGGGCGAATGTGGTGCAGTATTTTATGGACGAATACCTGAGTGGACGTACTCCTTTTCCGTGTGTGAAATGCAATAACGAACTGAAATGGAAACTGATTTTGGAAGAAGCCGACCGCCTCGGTTGCGACAAAGTAGCAATGGGGCATTACGTAAATATCATTCAGGAAGACAATCATTATTTCGTTACCGAGGGAAAAGATCCGGAGAAAGATCAGTCGTTTTTTCTTTGGGGACTGACGCAAGCGCAACTTTCGCGCATCGTTTTTCCATTGGGTCAATTTCATAAAACCGATGTCAGGGCTATGGCGGCTGTGCGCGGTTATAAAAAGGTGTCGGAAAAGAAGGATAGCCTCGGCGCGTGCTTTTGCTCCGGCGATTATCGTCCGTTTCTGAAAAAGCAACTGGCAGAACCGGATAAGTACATTTATCCGGGCAATTTTATGGACGAAGAGGGAAATGTATTGGGTACTCACGACGGCTTCCCGCTCTACACGGTCGGGCAGAGGAGGGGTTTAATCCATCTGAACCGAAAAGTGTTTGTCAAGGAAATTCGCCCTGAAACGAATGACGTGGTGCTGGCTCCATTGAGAAGCATGTATAAAACGGAGTTTCTAATCCGGGATGTGAATGTGGTTGATAAATCACTTTTTAGCTCTGAATTTGATGTGCTTTGCCGTATTCGCTACCGGAAGCAAAATACGTTGAGTCGCGTTGTTTTTTTGGAAAACAGAACTGCCCGTGTGGAACTCTCGGAACCGCTTGAATCCATTGCTCCCGGACAGACGGCTGTGTTTTATCGGGATGGGAGAATATTGGGAGGAGGGTTTATCAGTTGA
- a CDS encoding DUF3127 domain-containing protein, protein MDISGKIIAVLPLATGQGKNGTWRSQDYVLETGDQYPKKVCFNLFNDKIDQFPLAIDDQVNVSFDVESREYNGRWYTTVRAWKIEKGAVTAAPMASAAPVSSFDVAPGAGEGSDLPF, encoded by the coding sequence ATGGATATTTCAGGAAAAATTATTGCTGTGTTGCCATTAGCAACAGGACAAGGAAAAAACGGAACTTGGCGTTCGCAGGATTATGTATTGGAAACAGGAGATCAATACCCGAAAAAAGTGTGTTTTAATCTCTTCAACGATAAAATAGATCAATTCCCGTTGGCTATCGACGATCAGGTAAACGTTAGCTTCGACGTTGAAAGCCGCGAGTATAACGGTCGTTGGTACACCACAGTGCGTGCCTGGAAAATTGAGAAAGGTGCTGTTACTGCAGCTCCGATGGCTTCTGCTGCACCGGTTTCATCTTTCGATGTAGCTCCGGGAGCCGGCGAAGGAAGTGATTTGCCATTTTAA
- a CDS encoding YgaP family membrane protein encodes MKKNMSSYDKLIRLIVAIVLIVLYYRGILSGTLGIVALLVALVLTITSLLSFCPLYTLLGINTCKKENK; translated from the coding sequence ATGAAGAAAAACATGAGTTCATACGACAAACTGATTCGCCTGATAGTGGCAATCGTTCTGATCGTTTTATATTACAGAGGAATCCTGTCCGGAACCTTAGGAATTGTTGCACTGCTCGTGGCGTTGGTTCTTACCATCACTAGTTTACTTAGCTTTTGCCCTCTTTATACCTTGCTTGGTATAAACACCTGTAAAAAAGAGAACAAATAA
- the gap gene encoding type I glyceraldehyde-3-phosphate dehydrogenase, translating to MIKVGINGFGRIGRLVFRAAQERNDVQIVAVNDPFLDLDYLIYMLQYDTVHGQFKGTAENKGGKLFVNGKEVAFFAEKDPANIGWGASGADYVVESTGVFTTIDKAKAHLAGGAKKVVISAPSNDAPMFVCGVNLEAYKADMDIVSNASCTTNCLAPMAKVINDNFGIVEGLMTTVHAATNTQKTVDAPSAKDWRGGRSILGNIIPSSTGAAKAVGKVIPALNGKLTGMAFRVPTADVSVVDLTVRLEKAASYDEIKAAMKLASETTMKGILGYTEDSVVSTDFVHESRTSVFDAGAGIALNGNFVKLVSWYDNEWGYSNKVLDLIAHMDTVK from the coding sequence ATGATTAAAGTAGGTATCAATGGTTTTGGCCGTATCGGACGTTTGGTTTTCCGTGCAGCCCAAGAAAGAAACGATGTTCAAATCGTTGCAGTAAATGACCCATTTTTGGATCTTGACTATTTGATTTACATGTTGCAGTATGATACTGTTCATGGACAATTCAAAGGAACTGCTGAAAACAAAGGTGGTAAATTGTTCGTTAACGGTAAAGAAGTTGCTTTCTTTGCAGAAAAAGATCCAGCTAACATTGGTTGGGGTGCTTCAGGTGCTGATTATGTTGTTGAATCAACTGGTGTTTTCACTACTATCGACAAAGCTAAAGCTCACCTTGCTGGCGGTGCTAAAAAAGTAGTTATCTCTGCTCCATCTAACGATGCTCCTATGTTCGTTTGCGGTGTAAACTTAGAAGCTTACAAAGCTGATATGGACATCGTATCTAACGCTTCTTGTACTACAAACTGTTTAGCTCCTATGGCTAAAGTTATCAATGACAACTTCGGTATCGTTGAAGGTTTGATGACAACTGTACACGCTGCTACTAATACTCAAAAAACAGTTGATGCTCCTTCTGCTAAAGACTGGAGAGGTGGTCGTTCTATCCTTGGTAACATCATCCCTTCTTCTACTGGTGCTGCTAAAGCTGTAGGTAAAGTAATTCCTGCTTTGAATGGCAAATTAACTGGTATGGCTTTCCGTGTACCAACTGCTGACGTTTCTGTAGTTGACTTAACTGTACGTTTGGAAAAAGCTGCTTCTTATGATGAAATCAAAGCTGCAATGAAATTAGCTTCTGAAACTACAATGAAAGGTATCCTTGGATATACTGAAGATTCAGTTGTTTCTACTGACTTCGTTCACGAATCTCGTACTTCTGTATTCGATGCAGGTGCTGGTATCGCATTGAACGGTAACTTCGTAAAATTAGTTAGCTGGTATGACAATGAGTGGGGTTATTCTAACAAAGTGTTAGATTTGATCGCACACATGGATACAGTTAAATAA
- the ade gene encoding adenine deaminase, translating into MKTISGKIVDVVARTVKKGVVCIENGKIVEIKAAENVDDQYILPGFVDAHIHIESSMMLPAEFARYSVVHGTVACVCDPHEIANVCGIEGVDYMIENGKQSPLKFYFGAPSCVPSTHFETSGAELDAGAVDKLLQRDDIYFLAEMMNFPGVIHKNKQVQAKLDAAKRLGKPIDGHAPEISGEDLRAYAAGGITTDHECMTIAEAEAKIALGMKIQIREGSAAKNFDDLLPLVSKYPDKIMFCSDDKHPDDLLRNGHINSLVRRAVAQGYDVMDILRICSLTPVKHYKLDVGLLQKGDAADFIVVDNLTEFNVIATYIDGEKVSENGIPAFPRYSPTKLLNQFNAEKIGLEQLVVKPIGKMLRVIEVDNGQLMTRLVLKTPKIKDGNVISDTENDILKMVVYNRYQPSKPAIGFIKNIGLKRGALASTVSHDSHNIVAVGTSDEEIVSAINQVIDSKGGILACEGDRVCLLPLPVGGVMSVDEGSVIARLYEEIDAMAKELGSTLNAPFMTLAFMSLLVIPELKLGDRGLFDGKNFKFVELME; encoded by the coding sequence TTGAAAACGATCTCCGGGAAAATTGTAGATGTGGTTGCACGTACTGTAAAGAAGGGTGTAGTCTGTATAGAGAATGGAAAAATAGTAGAAATAAAAGCGGCCGAGAATGTTGATGACCAGTATATATTACCTGGTTTTGTTGATGCGCATATTCACATAGAAAGTTCGATGATGTTGCCTGCCGAATTTGCCCGATACAGTGTAGTGCATGGTACGGTAGCCTGTGTTTGCGATCCTCATGAAATTGCCAATGTGTGTGGCATCGAAGGGGTAGATTATATGATTGAGAATGGGAAACAATCTCCTTTGAAATTTTATTTTGGTGCGCCATCCTGTGTTCCTTCAACTCATTTTGAGACTTCGGGAGCTGAGCTCGATGCTGGTGCTGTGGATAAATTATTGCAGCGTGATGATATTTATTTTCTGGCCGAGATGATGAACTTCCCGGGGGTTATTCATAAAAACAAACAGGTTCAGGCTAAACTGGATGCAGCAAAGCGTCTGGGAAAACCAATAGACGGTCATGCGCCTGAAATTTCGGGCGAGGATTTAAGGGCGTACGCTGCCGGTGGAATTACTACCGATCATGAATGTATGACTATTGCAGAAGCCGAGGCTAAAATAGCCCTTGGAATGAAAATTCAGATTCGCGAGGGCAGTGCAGCTAAGAATTTTGATGATCTGTTGCCGCTTGTAAGCAAATATCCTGATAAAATCATGTTTTGCTCCGACGATAAACACCCCGACGATTTGTTGCGAAACGGGCACATAAACTCTTTGGTTCGCAGGGCTGTGGCGCAAGGGTATGATGTGATGGATATTTTGCGAATTTGTTCGCTGACGCCTGTAAAGCATTATAAGCTTGACGTAGGATTGCTGCAAAAGGGAGATGCTGCCGATTTTATTGTGGTGGACAATCTTACCGAGTTTAATGTGATAGCAACTTATATCGATGGCGAGAAAGTTTCTGAAAACGGAATTCCTGCTTTTCCCCGTTACAGTCCAACAAAATTGCTAAATCAATTTAACGCTGAGAAAATCGGATTAGAGCAGCTTGTTGTAAAACCTATCGGTAAAATGCTGCGGGTTATAGAGGTGGATAACGGACAGCTAATGACTCGCCTTGTACTGAAAACTCCGAAAATAAAAGATGGAAATGTAATTTCAGATACTGAAAATGATATTTTAAAAATGGTGGTTTACAATCGATACCAACCGTCTAAACCCGCAATAGGCTTCATTAAAAATATCGGATTGAAGCGTGGAGCACTGGCTTCTACGGTATCGCACGACAGTCATAATATTGTAGCGGTGGGAACCTCTGACGAAGAAATTGTTTCGGCCATTAATCAGGTTATTGACAGTAAAGGTGGAATTTTGGCTTGCGAAGGTGATCGTGTTTGTCTGCTGCCTTTGCCTGTTGGCGGGGTTATGTCTGTCGACGAAGGTTCTGTGATTGCCCGACTTTACGAAGAAATTGATGCTATGGCTAAAGAGTTGGGATCAACGCTTAACGCCCCTTTCATGACTCTGGCCTTTATGTCATTGCTCGTAATTCCTGAACTCAAACTGGGAGACAGAGGACTATTTGACGGGAAAAATTTCAAATTTGTGGAGTTGATGGAGTAA